A DNA window from Cognatiyoonia koreensis contains the following coding sequences:
- a CDS encoding SDR family NAD(P)-dependent oxidoreductase: MKLAGKTAIVTGGGRDIGAAVATKLASEGANIAISYFESSKGADAVVAKIEGAGGKAIAVQADLNTQDGVNALVGATVDAFGGVDVLVNNAGGLIARKTIAEMELAHWEAVITLNVTSTFMMTKACLAHLKSGAIVNIASQAGRDGGGPGAVAYATAKGAVMAMTRGLAKELGPDIRVNALCPGMIDTDFHNIHTPDAGRRGFEANAPLKRQGHVDDAANLVLFLACDDSAFMTGTNIDINGGMLFS; encoded by the coding sequence ATGAAACTCGCCGGAAAAACGGCCATCGTCACAGGTGGTGGACGCGATATCGGAGCCGCTGTGGCCACGAAACTTGCATCCGAAGGTGCAAATATTGCGATTAGCTATTTTGAAAGCTCAAAGGGTGCTGATGCGGTTGTCGCCAAGATCGAAGGGGCAGGCGGCAAGGCAATCGCCGTGCAGGCCGATCTGAACACGCAAGACGGTGTGAACGCGTTGGTCGGGGCCACGGTCGACGCCTTTGGTGGTGTTGATGTGCTCGTCAATAACGCTGGCGGGCTGATCGCGCGCAAGACCATTGCCGAGATGGAGCTTGCCCATTGGGAAGCGGTCATAACGCTGAATGTGACGTCGACCTTCATGATGACCAAGGCCTGTCTCGCCCATTTGAAGAGCGGAGCAATCGTGAATATCGCCTCTCAGGCGGGGCGCGACGGGGGTGGCCCGGGTGCCGTGGCCTATGCGACGGCCAAAGGTGCTGTGATGGCCATGACGCGCGGGCTGGCCAAGGAACTTGGCCCCGACATCCGCGTCAATGCGCTGTGTCCAGGAATGATCGACACCGATTTTCACAACATCCACACGCCGGATGCCGGTCGTCGCGGGTTCGAAGCAAACGCGCCGCTCAAGCGTCAGGGTCATGTAGACGATGCCGCAAACCTCGTGTTGTTCCTTGCCTGCGATGACAGCGCATTCATGACCGGCACGAATATCGATATCAACGGCGGTATGCTGTTTTCTTAA
- the rlmH gene encoding 23S rRNA (pseudouridine(1915)-N(3))-methyltransferase RlmH: MRVTVCAVGRLQARSEERALTDDYMNRFCRAGRPLGWGPFIEHEVEDKKGGGMAAEAELLRKAIPKGDLLVTLDERGKLLTSPDFARKLSDWGDQGRDVTFLIGGADGIDPALRAEADFSVSFGKMVWPHKLVRVMLSEQLYRAASILSGAPYHRV, from the coding sequence ATGCGCGTCACCGTCTGTGCGGTCGGTCGGCTGCAAGCCCGATCGGAAGAACGTGCCCTGACCGATGACTATATGAACCGGTTCTGCCGCGCCGGTCGCCCGCTGGGCTGGGGCCCTTTCATCGAACACGAAGTCGAAGACAAGAAGGGCGGCGGTATGGCTGCCGAGGCCGAACTGTTGCGCAAGGCAATCCCAAAGGGCGATTTGCTTGTGACGCTGGATGAACGTGGCAAGCTGCTGACGTCACCGGATTTCGCGCGGAAACTGAGCGACTGGGGCGATCAGGGCCGCGATGTGACCTTTCTTATCGGTGGCGCTGACGGCATTGATCCTGCTTTACGGGCGGAGGCGGATTTTTCCGTGAGCTTTGGAAAGATGGTTTGGCCGCACAAGCTGGTGCGGGTGATGCTGTCCGAACAGCTGTACCGGGCCGCGTCGATCCTGTCGGGCGCGCCCTATCATCGGGTGTAG
- a CDS encoding S41 family peptidase: MKKLMIAAASGTLLGLVGTTQIAGPLLAQEAEENVNVYEQLDLFGDIFERIRSGYVEEVNEKELIEAAINGMLTSLDPHSSYLSAEDAADMRVQTRGEFGGLGLEVTQEEGWVKVVSPIDGTPAAAAGMEAGDFITAVDGEGLLGLTLDEALELLRGPVGSEVIITVVRDGEVEPFDVSIIRDTIKLTAVRTRTEGKAVVLRITTFNAQTFPNLQEGLAEQIAEAGGIENIDGIVIDLRNNPGGLLNQAVYVSDAFLDAGEIVSTRGRDLADSDRFNATAGDLAQGKPIVVLINGGSASASEIVAGALQDHRRAIVVGTKSFGKGSVQTVVPLQGEGAMRITTARYYTPSGRSIQALGISPDIIVEQPRREPDPEDAEEEASPRFRSEADLRGSLNNDSLSEDEIRQIEEDRARAEAAAELREEDYQLAYAIDILKGLNALGPQEVSNGQ, translated from the coding sequence ATGAAAAAGCTGATGATCGCCGCTGCGAGTGGCACGTTACTTGGTCTGGTCGGGACCACACAAATCGCTGGCCCCTTGCTTGCGCAGGAAGCCGAAGAGAATGTGAACGTCTACGAGCAGCTTGATCTTTTCGGGGACATTTTCGAGCGGATCCGGTCCGGCTATGTCGAAGAGGTCAACGAGAAAGAACTGATCGAGGCTGCGATCAACGGCATGCTGACGTCGCTTGACCCGCATTCCAGCTATCTGTCTGCCGAGGATGCCGCCGATATGCGCGTCCAGACACGCGGGGAATTCGGCGGGCTTGGACTTGAAGTCACGCAGGAAGAGGGTTGGGTGAAGGTCGTGTCACCCATTGATGGCACCCCAGCGGCAGCAGCTGGCATGGAAGCCGGTGATTTCATTACCGCAGTCGATGGCGAGGGTCTGCTGGGCCTGACCCTTGATGAAGCGCTTGAACTGCTGCGCGGGCCTGTCGGGTCGGAAGTCATCATCACCGTCGTGCGTGACGGGGAGGTCGAACCCTTCGATGTCTCTATTATCCGCGATACCATCAAACTTACCGCCGTGCGTACCCGCACGGAAGGCAAGGCCGTCGTGCTGCGTATCACCACATTTAACGCACAGACCTTCCCGAATCTGCAGGAAGGGCTGGCTGAACAGATCGCTGAAGCTGGCGGAATCGAAAATATCGACGGGATCGTCATCGACCTGCGAAATAACCCAGGTGGGCTTCTCAATCAGGCCGTTTACGTGTCCGATGCGTTTCTAGATGCCGGCGAGATCGTTTCGACCCGTGGCCGTGATCTCGCGGATAGCGACCGCTTCAATGCGACCGCGGGTGATCTGGCGCAGGGCAAGCCGATTGTCGTCTTGATCAACGGCGGTTCTGCCTCGGCATCAGAAATCGTTGCCGGTGCTTTGCAGGATCACCGCCGCGCGATTGTCGTAGGAACGAAATCCTTCGGCAAAGGCTCTGTCCAGACGGTCGTGCCGCTGCAGGGTGAAGGCGCGATGCGTATCACCACAGCCCGCTACTACACACCGTCGGGGCGCTCTATCCAAGCACTTGGTATCTCGCCCGACATCATCGTGGAACAGCCGCGTCGCGAACCCGATCCCGAGGATGCGGAAGAAGAGGCTTCACCACGGTTCCGGTCAGAAGCGGACCTGCGCGGATCACTGAACAATGACAGCTTGTCCGAAGATGAGATTCGCCAGATCGAGGAAGATCGCGCCCGTGCAGAAGCTGCCGCAGAACTGCGGGAAGAGGATTATCAGTTGGCCTATGCCATTGATATTCTGAAAGGTTTGAACGCTCTGGGTCCGCAGGAAGTATCGAACGGCCAGTAA
- the rsfS gene encoding ribosome silencing factor, whose translation MTQATQTATSDALLAAILKSLDDDKAEDVVSFDLRGKSEIGDHMVIASGRSTRQVSAMAEKLVDRMKQAYGIISKVEGKDIGDWVLIDTGDVIVHIFRPEVREFYQLEKMWQPASEVAKAT comes from the coding sequence ATGACACAGGCCACGCAAACCGCCACCAGCGACGCCCTGCTCGCTGCTATCCTGAAATCACTGGACGACGACAAGGCCGAAGACGTGGTCAGCTTTGACCTGCGCGGCAAGTCCGAGATCGGCGACCATATGGTCATCGCTTCCGGCCGTTCGACCCGCCAGGTCAGCGCGATGGCCGAGAAACTGGTCGATCGCATGAAGCAGGCCTATGGCATCATCTCCAAGGTCGAAGGCAAGGACATCGGCGACTGGGTTCTGATCGATACCGGTGACGTCATCGTTCATATCTTCCGTCCCGAAGTGCGCGAGTTCTATCAGCTCGAGAAGATGTGGCAGCCTGCATCCGAGGTCGCTAAGGCGACCTGA
- a CDS encoding murein hydrolase activator EnvC family protein, producing MLRLAACLFCLATPTSAQDSAGAAAQAAADRLEAASVQLSKAGGARDRVRALTATVRAYEDGLAAMRDGLRRAAIREQTLRATLDAKSTEVGQLLGVLQATGQTSGPLSLLHPNGALGTARAGMIAADVTPALQAEVNTLRAQLEEVALLRSLQESAAETLEQGLAGAQEARSALSEAISDRTDLPRRFTDDPIQTALLIASTETLDGFASGLTDAFLNQPGGTDARAAKGSLALPVQGQVLRGFNAADAAGITRPGVILATRPRALVTTPVPATLLFQGPLLEYGNVVIVEPAPDVLFVFGGLAEVYGTVGQVLPADAPIGLMGGEAPSVNVILTENDATTPTAASETLYLEVREGQSPVDPATWFVLD from the coding sequence ATGCTGCGCCTTGCGGCCTGCCTTTTTTGCCTGGCCACCCCGACGTCTGCACAGGACAGCGCCGGTGCCGCGGCGCAGGCCGCTGCCGACCGGCTGGAAGCTGCATCCGTGCAGTTGTCGAAAGCCGGCGGCGCACGTGACCGAGTGCGGGCACTGACCGCGACCGTGCGCGCCTACGAGGACGGGTTGGCCGCGATGCGCGACGGGTTGCGCCGCGCGGCCATCCGGGAACAGACCCTCAGGGCAACGCTGGATGCGAAGAGCACCGAGGTTGGGCAACTGCTGGGCGTCTTGCAGGCGACCGGTCAAACATCCGGCCCGTTGTCCTTGCTACACCCCAATGGAGCCCTTGGCACCGCACGTGCCGGGATGATCGCGGCGGATGTCACACCTGCACTGCAAGCCGAGGTCAACACGCTGCGTGCGCAATTGGAAGAGGTCGCCTTGCTGCGCAGCCTGCAGGAGAGCGCTGCTGAAACGCTGGAACAGGGACTGGCTGGCGCGCAAGAGGCCCGATCCGCCTTGAGCGAAGCGATTTCGGATCGCACGGATCTACCCCGACGCTTTACCGATGATCCCATTCAGACCGCGTTGCTGATCGCCAGCACTGAAACGCTGGATGGCTTTGCAAGCGGTCTGACAGACGCGTTCCTGAACCAACCGGGCGGGACAGATGCACGCGCAGCGAAGGGATCGTTGGCCCTGCCTGTGCAAGGGCAAGTGCTGCGCGGTTTCAATGCGGCCGACGCAGCGGGCATCACGCGCCCGGGCGTCATCCTTGCCACACGACCAAGGGCGCTTGTCACAACCCCCGTTCCCGCGACTCTGCTGTTTCAGGGGCCATTGCTGGAGTACGGCAACGTCGTTATCGTCGAACCCGCGCCGGACGTCCTTTTTGTCTTTGGCGGGTTGGCAGAGGTTTATGGCACAGTTGGGCAGGTCCTTCCTGCGGACGCGCCAATTGGCCTGATGGGCGGGGAAGCGCCCAGCGTTAACGTGATTTTGACTGAAAATGATGCAACAACGCCAACTGCGGCGTCGGAGACCCTTTATCTTGAGGTCAGGGAAGGGCAAAGTCCCGTGGACCCAGCCACGTGGTTCGTGCTGGACTAG
- a CDS encoding ankyrin repeat domain-containing protein, with translation MPVLPARPSLEHLKKQAKRLLRSARANDLDALAQVGPYFGDPSQISLQQAQLVIARDHGFSSWTKLKHHVEAGSPDASKTEQRANYFLDLACLHYGPDNTRGPQNFADAAEVLRMYPEIARHSVHTAAAVGDVEALREMVAEDPRSVDRKGGPFQWTPLMYAAYARLPYVSTYPAGQVLLDAGADPNAHYMWGGTYRFSVLTGIFGDGEGGKARLPEHPEMVRFARAVLDKGANPNDSQGAYNRCFSPDNTHLELMLEYGLKDSDPSDWWLTEPDRNPADHRTMHFQLIIALRWGYADRARLLIDHGVDINSPDNNYYPTYTVGYTPYQVALMRGMPEIAALIKAKGGRADPLDGRQAFQASCMQGDFETASRLAVVHLGAEPDTERELLREAAGNGNLAAVQTMIRLGFELSRAGTRTPLHVAAINGHVEVIRALIDAGADTAMRDPDYNTPPFVHAMHGLQDEAAAILVASPMDIFAAAAMGRKDLVESALSEDATLVHARFRSVRTGPQERHERDWATPLWFAAVNGKTEVVQMLLDRGADPTIADDEGRTIVEYAKDEGHGDIVALLQATAT, from the coding sequence ATGCCCGTTCTTCCAGCACGCCCGTCGCTAGAGCATCTCAAGAAGCAAGCAAAGAGATTGCTAAGATCTGCGCGGGCGAATGATTTAGACGCACTCGCGCAGGTTGGGCCCTATTTCGGCGATCCATCGCAAATCTCGCTTCAGCAAGCCCAGCTTGTCATTGCGCGGGATCACGGGTTTTCCAGCTGGACCAAGCTGAAACACCATGTTGAAGCCGGTTCGCCGGATGCGTCCAAGACAGAGCAACGAGCCAACTACTTTCTTGATCTGGCGTGTCTGCACTACGGGCCTGACAACACCCGTGGTCCACAAAACTTCGCGGACGCAGCAGAGGTCTTGCGGATGTATCCCGAAATCGCACGGCATTCGGTGCATACGGCGGCGGCTGTTGGTGATGTAGAGGCGCTGCGCGAGATGGTGGCAGAAGATCCGCGTTCCGTGGATCGAAAGGGCGGCCCCTTTCAATGGACACCTTTGATGTACGCCGCCTATGCCCGCCTTCCCTACGTTTCGACCTATCCGGCTGGTCAGGTTCTGCTGGATGCCGGAGCTGACCCAAATGCCCATTACATGTGGGGCGGAACCTATCGGTTTTCTGTGTTGACCGGTATTTTCGGTGATGGAGAAGGTGGCAAGGCGCGTCTGCCAGAACATCCCGAGATGGTGCGCTTTGCGCGCGCCGTTTTGGACAAGGGTGCGAACCCGAACGACAGTCAGGGGGCCTATAACCGTTGCTTCAGTCCGGACAACACGCATCTTGAATTGATGCTGGAGTACGGGCTGAAGGACAGCGACCCATCGGATTGGTGGCTGACCGAGCCTGACCGCAATCCGGCGGATCATCGCACCATGCATTTCCAGCTGATTATCGCGTTGCGATGGGGATATGCCGACCGCGCGCGCCTGTTGATCGACCACGGAGTCGATATCAATTCACCTGATAACAATTATTATCCAACGTATACGGTCGGTTACACGCCCTATCAGGTGGCCTTGATGCGCGGGATGCCAGAGATTGCGGCGTTGATCAAAGCCAAGGGCGGTCGTGCTGACCCTCTTGACGGGCGGCAGGCCTTTCAGGCTTCCTGCATGCAAGGCGACTTCGAGACAGCCAGCCGCCTCGCCGTTGTTCATTTGGGGGCAGAGCCGGATACGGAACGGGAGCTTCTGCGGGAGGCAGCGGGGAACGGCAACCTTGCCGCCGTGCAGACGATGATCCGGCTGGGGTTCGAACTGAGCCGCGCTGGAACACGCACCCCCTTGCATGTGGCGGCCATCAACGGGCATGTCGAGGTCATTCGCGCCTTGATCGACGCAGGGGCCGACACGGCGATGCGCGATCCAGATTACAATACACCGCCATTTGTGCACGCGATGCACGGCCTTCAGGACGAAGCAGCGGCAATTCTGGTTGCAAGTCCGATGGATATATTTGCGGCCGCCGCGATGGGGCGCAAAGATCTTGTTGAATCCGCTTTGTCAGAGGACGCTACTCTCGTGCATGCGCGTTTCCGCTCTGTCCGTACCGGCCCGCAGGAACGCCACGAACGCGACTGGGCGACGCCGCTTTGGTTTGCAGCCGTGAACGGCAAGACAGAGGTCGTTCAGATGCTTCTTGACCGCGGTGCCGACCCGACGATTGCGGATGATGAAGGCCGCACCATTGTAGAATATGCCAAGGACGAAGGACATGGTGACATCGTTGCATTGCTGCAAGCAACGGCAACTTAG
- a CDS encoding NAD(P)-dependent oxidoreductase: MTKPVIGFIGLGLMGGNMVENLQKRGFELVVMGRKKDAVAAVVDRGNAREVSTPKELAEASDIIMLCVTTSDVVESLVYGDDGILAGIKEGAVLIDFGTSIPASTRKIGADLAAKGAGMLDAPLGRTPAHAKDGLLNIMAAGDKETFDRVKPVLDEQGENVFYLGALGAGHVTKLINNYMGMTTVCAMSQAFAVADRAGVDRAQLFDIMSAGPSNSPFMGFCKKYAVDGVSDLGFSIDNANKDLRYFLQMVEDMGTQAPIAEGASHALQAAADAGMGSGNVPEVFDYFMKLKR; encoded by the coding sequence ATGACCAAACCTGTGATCGGTTTCATCGGCCTCGGCCTAATGGGCGGCAATATGGTCGAGAACCTTCAAAAGAGAGGTTTCGAACTGGTCGTAATGGGCCGTAAGAAAGATGCCGTCGCCGCCGTCGTGGATCGCGGCAATGCGCGCGAGGTATCGACACCCAAGGAACTGGCCGAAGCCAGCGATATCATCATGCTTTGCGTCACGACCTCTGACGTTGTTGAATCGCTCGTCTATGGCGACGACGGTATTCTGGCAGGTATCAAGGAAGGTGCTGTGCTGATCGACTTCGGGACGTCCATCCCTGCATCCACCCGCAAAATCGGTGCGGACCTTGCTGCCAAAGGTGCGGGCATGCTCGACGCGCCGCTTGGCCGCACCCCGGCACACGCAAAGGACGGTTTGCTGAACATCATGGCGGCTGGCGACAAGGAAACCTTTGATAGGGTGAAACCAGTGCTCGACGAACAGGGTGAGAACGTATTCTACCTTGGAGCACTTGGGGCTGGACATGTCACGAAGCTGATCAACAACTACATGGGCATGACCACCGTCTGCGCGATGAGCCAGGCATTCGCCGTCGCCGATCGCGCCGGTGTGGATCGCGCACAGCTTTTTGACATTATGTCTGCGGGCCCGTCAAATTCGCCTTTCATGGGATTTTGCAAGAAATACGCCGTCGACGGTGTCAGCGATCTTGGCTTTTCGATCGACAATGCCAACAAGGATTTGCGCTATTTTCTACAGATGGTCGAAGACATGGGCACGCAGGCACCGATCGCCGAGGGGGCATCGCATGCCCTTCAGGCCGCTGCCGACGCGGGCATGGGAAGCGGCAACGTGCCCGAAGTCTTCGACTACTTCATGAAGTTGAAGCGCTAG
- a CDS encoding sugar kinase, giving the protein MRVLAIGECMAELAPTDKASDFRLGFAGDTFNTAWYLARCAPDVQVSYLTAVGDDAISEKMRAFMRESGIGDRFVQVSPNKTVGLYLISLDQGERSFSYWRGQSAARTLADDPALLADAMDNTDLIYFSGITLAILSPDSRATLLAALREARAGGKSIAFDPNLRPRLWTSDSEMTQTIMQGAAVSDIALPSFEDEAEWFNDASPEATAARYRKAGATTIIVKNGAAPVRYVKGDESGEVTVTPVKKIVDTTAAGDSFNAGVFAGHASGAAITDCIGYACALSRVVVQQRGALVSVDLSSLPKIKVT; this is encoded by the coding sequence ATGCGTGTTCTGGCGATTGGCGAATGCATGGCCGAACTGGCCCCAACCGACAAAGCCAGCGATTTCCGCTTGGGTTTTGCGGGCGATACGTTCAACACGGCATGGTATCTCGCCCGATGTGCGCCGGATGTGCAGGTGTCTTATCTGACAGCCGTAGGTGATGACGCGATTTCGGAAAAGATGCGCGCGTTCATGCGCGAGAGTGGCATCGGCGATCGGTTTGTACAGGTTTCGCCCAATAAGACCGTTGGCTTGTATCTGATTTCTCTCGATCAGGGAGAGCGCAGCTTTTCATATTGGCGCGGACAGTCCGCAGCTAGGACGTTAGCTGATGATCCGGCTTTGCTGGCTGATGCGATGGACAACACCGATCTCATCTATTTTTCGGGCATCACCTTGGCGATCCTTTCGCCTGACAGCCGCGCAACCCTTCTCGCTGCGCTTCGCGAAGCACGGGCGGGCGGGAAATCAATCGCATTCGATCCCAATTTGCGCCCAAGGCTTTGGACATCGGACAGCGAGATGACCCAAACGATCATGCAAGGTGCAGCTGTCAGCGACATCGCGCTCCCCTCATTCGAAGATGAGGCGGAATGGTTCAATGACGCCAGCCCTGAAGCGACTGCGGCGCGCTATCGCAAGGCGGGTGCGACCACAATCATCGTTAAAAACGGTGCGGCACCAGTGCGCTACGTCAAAGGGGACGAAAGCGGTGAAGTGACCGTAACCCCAGTCAAAAAGATCGTCGATACGACCGCAGCAGGCGATAGCTTCAACGCGGGTGTATTCGCGGGCCACGCTTCAGGTGCAGCAATCACCGACTGCATCGGCTATGCCTGCGCCCTGTCGCGGGTGGTCGTGCAGCAACGCGGCGCGCTCGTGTCGGTTGATCTGTCCAGTTTGCCAAAGATCAAAGTGACCTAA
- the gpmI gene encoding 2,3-bisphosphoglycerate-independent phosphoglycerate mutase → MAQKPVVLCILDGWGIGPTTEGNAPALANTPHFDRIMAECPSAQLVTHGKDAGLPTGQMGNSEVGHTNIGAGRVVAMDLGQIDLAIEDGSFAQAEALVQFAAKLKQTGGWAHLMGVVSAGGVHGHYHHIAAVAHLLNMQGITVVVHALTDGRDVAPQSAHDYMAKLIQMLPEGVKIATVTGRYFAMDRDNRWDRVQTAFNAIVHGEGDKAENPKAAIEQAYAAGKTDEFISATVIANYDGLREEDGLFCLNFRSDRAREILEAIANPEFEGFPREMPQLAARLGMVEYSDRHTAWYPAVFPKREIKNTLGAWVAKKGLRQFRLAETEKYPHVTFFLNGGVETPEKGEDRHMPPSPKVATYDMQPEMSAAEVTEAFVKAIKDGYDLIVTNYANPDMVGHTGDLEAAKKACEAVDHGLGEVLAALDSVGGAMIVTADHGNCETMIDPETGGPHTAHTLNPVPVVLVGGPQRAKLHDGRLADLAPTILQLMGLEKPEEMTGESLID, encoded by the coding sequence ATGGCACAAAAACCGGTTGTTTTATGTATTCTGGATGGCTGGGGTATTGGCCCAACGACAGAGGGTAATGCCCCCGCACTTGCCAACACGCCGCATTTCGATCGGATCATGGCAGAATGCCCAAGCGCACAGTTGGTGACCCATGGCAAGGATGCTGGTCTGCCGACAGGGCAGATGGGCAATTCGGAAGTGGGACATACCAATATCGGTGCTGGGCGGGTCGTCGCCATGGACCTTGGCCAGATCGACCTTGCGATTGAAGACGGATCTTTTGCGCAGGCAGAGGCCCTTGTGCAGTTTGCTGCAAAGCTCAAGCAGACCGGTGGCTGGGCGCATCTGATGGGTGTCGTTTCTGCCGGGGGTGTGCATGGTCATTACCATCACATTGCCGCCGTGGCCCATCTTTTGAACATGCAAGGCATCACCGTCGTCGTCCATGCCTTGACCGACGGGCGTGACGTAGCCCCGCAATCTGCCCATGATTACATGGCCAAGCTGATCCAGATGCTGCCGGAAGGTGTAAAAATTGCCACCGTCACGGGCCGCTATTTTGCCATGGATCGCGATAACCGTTGGGACCGGGTACAAACCGCCTTCAATGCGATCGTCCATGGCGAAGGCGACAAGGCGGAGAACCCAAAAGCCGCTATAGAACAGGCCTACGCAGCGGGCAAGACCGATGAGTTTATCTCCGCCACGGTCATCGCGAATTACGACGGACTGCGCGAAGAGGACGGGCTGTTCTGTCTTAACTTCCGCTCTGACCGTGCCCGCGAAATTCTCGAAGCCATCGCCAATCCTGAGTTCGAGGGTTTTCCGCGCGAGATGCCACAGTTGGCCGCAAGACTTGGCATGGTTGAATACTCCGACCGTCACACAGCGTGGTATCCGGCCGTTTTCCCCAAGCGCGAGATCAAGAACACACTGGGTGCCTGGGTCGCCAAGAAGGGTCTGCGCCAGTTCCGCCTTGCCGAAACCGAGAAATATCCGCACGTCACATTTTTTCTGAACGGCGGTGTCGAGACACCTGAAAAGGGCGAAGATCGCCATATGCCACCATCACCGAAAGTCGCAACCTATGACATGCAACCAGAGATGTCCGCAGCCGAGGTGACCGAAGCTTTTGTCAAGGCAATCAAGGACGGCTATGACTTGATCGTCACGAATTATGCTAACCCCGATATGGTTGGCCATACCGGCGATCTGGAAGCGGCGAAAAAAGCCTGCGAAGCCGTCGATCACGGCTTGGGCGAGGTTCTGGCAGCGCTGGACTCTGTTGGTGGTGCGATGATTGTCACGGCCGATCACGGCAACTGCGAGACAATGATCGACCCTGAAACCGGCGGCCCCCATACTGCTCATACACTGAACCCCGTGCCTGTTGTATTGGTCGGTGGCCCGCAGCGTGCAAAATTGCATGACGGTCGCCTTGCCGATCTCGCCCCGACCATCCTTCAGTTGATGGGCCTTGAAAAGCCGGAAGAAATGACCGGCGAAAGCTTGATCGACTGA